A region of the Hirundo rustica isolate bHirRus1 chromosome 5, bHirRus1.pri.v3, whole genome shotgun sequence genome:
CATTGTGAATCTTCTCCTAAgtaaatgggaaagaaaagctttgacAGCTCTGGCAAGAAAGCTCACTTGGAAAGCACCAGAACTGGGTGCACCAAGGGCACCAAGGTCCATGATTCCTGTGGCACAGGTGTGATGCCAGACTTTGTGTTAGTGACAGGTGGGGCACATGGTCCCTGAGCTGAACTCTGCTCTGGGCAAGTGTCCTGTTCCCACGTCAGCCAGCTAATGGCTTTtgcagggcagggccagcaTCATGATTGCTGCAGGAAACTCAACTGCCGCAACCCTCGGATCAGTGTGGAAGCCACGGATCAAAGGCACGTGGAGACAGCAGCATTGTAATCAAATGCTCATCTCTCTGGCCAGCACtatccttcctttcccttcagaCAGCATCTCCATGagagaaaatgtcattttgtggTTGTGTTGCTTGCTGACCCCTCAGGCTGGTTCCCCAGATGCTGGGGTTTTAAGGTACTAGTATAAAGTCTCAAAAGTCGGTGTAGCAGCAACAGTACTGGACTTTGACAACTGAGCAATCCTATTCCATTACCCCAAAGCAGCCTTGCGGTAAATAGCACTGCCACTTACATTTAACTTACGCCAACAAAGCTGTCTGGAATAAGGATGTAAAATACTGCCCTCCAGATTTACTCTACACCATCTATGGAACATGTTTTGTAATAATTTGATGAGCAGTTCTTTTGTTGTATGCTCAGAGGATACTGAAACCCTTCTACCAATATTCAGTAACACTGAAAATCAAGGAACACTGCAGCAAGATAGAActaacaagaaataaaatttagtaTCTTACCTTTAACATCTTCCTGAAATCTTGGTTTGAGGcggattttaaatttttccataTGTCTTGCAGAAGGTGTTGTCTTCTGACACGAAAACTCCATGTCTCAGGGATCCATATAAAGGGTGTCTGAGGATTGAAGTAACAGTCTGTTAGCAGTGTGTTTTATCTCTTCTAATTGGTAGCAAAATTGGCTGCACTTACAGGAGAGGTCCTGGACAGAAAACTGCATTCTGTACGGTGAACAAGGATCTTGTTTTCTCTGTCAAAGATGCATGGGTACTTGCTCAGCTTCCATAGGACTGTCTGAAAGgacaaggaagaaaggaaaagacatGCTGATTTTCCCTTGTGAAACCAGAGTTGAGGGATGTGTGCAGACTGaactgcctgtgtgtaccctGGCAAACTCCCGTGTCTCTGAAATGAGCCCTTGGGTGCATGAGCACTGCACTACTGGAGGTTCACGTCCTAAAAACAGCTTCTACACACTTCTGTGagtgaggaggagagagaggcatCTAACCTTTCTGTGCAGACAGACACTTGTTTACAGTAGTGCCTTGAGTAAAACAGAGTGATTATAACAGCATCTTCCTTAATTCAGCTACACCAAAATGTCCTGCATACTCAGGTTATGGtatactgtttttaaaaactgctgggTTTAGTATATGTAATACCAAAAATAGATACTGGTctaaaaataatctaatttatGATGTTACACCCTCCAGTGTGATAAGGCAGCAGCTTCAGGTAATGTCCTAATTGGCTTTTGATTCTATGCTGTTTCTCAAACCTCCTCCGCTCTGGTTAATTGGTACAAAATTGGTACATTAGCAAATGAAAGCTTATGAAGGAATTAGGCAGTTGCCCTACAAATTCCAGCCAAGTTGCCAGAaagcttacttttttttttttgccaaaggAAAGCCCTCCTCTGACGCTGACTGCATTGGGTAGCTAATTTTCACTCTGTGTCATCAAGAAATGccacagattattttttattaccaCGGCTGTGTTGTAAGATGTAAGTACATTGAAAGGCTCAATAGGGTTTCTAAATAAAAGTTCAGAGACAcctcaaaatatttctcttaatTAAACATAGTAAAATCCAGAGTAACACAAAGTATAGCAACCCTCCCTCGTGCTGCTGTTTCACAGTGATTACTAGTTCAAAGCAAACAGAGCTGCTTGAGATGCTGGAGGGCAGCTACAACTCTCAGAACCAGGGATCATCCCAGGAAAGGCTCTGTTGTAGCTGCTGGAACACTGGGATGGTAAAGGGCTTGCATAATTTAGAGCATTGCAGGACTagggaaaataaatgtctttgaGATGTGCTGGGTTAGTCTCTAGAGCTGactttcatatatatataaactatttaaataaaagaaaaaagagtgttTTGCACTGCTTGGAAGATTTATACTTACCGCTATATTGAACCATGAACATAGGTTGATAATTTCTCTCACTTGAGGTATATGGAAGTTGCTTTCATGTACTCTGAAACCAGTTCTGGAGTTCACCTGCATTGAAACACGCGATATATCAGCAGCAGAACTCGTGAGCTGTGTCTGTCTGGCAGGACAGGACTGACAGAGCTTTCTTCAGAAAGGGCTCTGAGACCCTGCACAGAAGTTAAGGGCTGAAAGTGCTGTAAGTAGCACAGTGCTTCACAGTGGGAAGTCTTAGAAAGCCATGTATAAACTAGCAGGAAAGCAATTTTCATTTACAATTAATATCCCAGAAAAAGTATATTTCCCTTGGATTGTCTTTCATGTTTCTGCGATTCCCTGTTCATGTTCCTGCTTGTTGCCTGGAAAAGATACTTGCAGGGGGACAGTGAACATTTAAAGCTCCAAATCATGTAATCACTTACAGAGGAGTAGGACTGCTGcatttttgaatttatttatcTGCATAAATTCAGATTTGAGAGTCTAAACTTTAAGGCCCAACTCTGTATCCTCAGCCAAATTCAAGTCTGAACAAAACAAGTCTCTCTGATTTGTACTGTGTTCTTCAGCTCTTGACTTTCATAAACTTTGAATATCTCCATAGGAGAAAGTATGGTTGTCCAAAAGAACACAATTAGTGCTTCCTTTGTTTCCCTTGTTCATGTGCAGGTTCTAATGCTGTTGTTCCAGAGAATTTGTCAGGTTAACAGGCTCTTAAAGCATCACAGAGCATTACTGTGGCAGCCACAATAAACCAAGCAGATAGGCTGTATCTAAATGCTCTGAGCAGTTACTGGGGTGAGGGATCTCACCAGCAGAAAGGGGAATGGGCATGTTACATAGAGGACACCACACCCATAGCTGTGTAGGCATCAATGGATGCACTCCTGACACCAGTGAAAGCATTCTTCCCCCTGCCAGGGACTATATAACATGCTTTATCTCTTCTACAGAGGGTCAGTCGGGCACAACTCGAGCAGGACTGCTTCAAAACTGCTCGTGTACAGCCAAAGAGAGTCCTGAACCAGTGTCAAACCCAGAGAATTCAACAAGTGAGAAGTATTAAGATTCTCTAAGCTACATTGAGACACCCTGTCTAATCGGGATCCAAGCACCTTCTCACCTGGTAAAGCATCTGCAGTATTTGCAGAGGCCCAGTTTCAGCTGGATCCAGGTTGAAGAAGTGGCCTGGCCCAGTGGTTATGAGCGACAGGAAAAATTCAAACAGAACTTGCTGGGAAACGCTCTGATACAGATTAACCAGCTCCTTGAAAAAGGATGTTTCTAGATTTGACCATAGGCATTCTGTAAAGAAAACGGCTAGTGAGGTCACAGGTAATGTATAAAGCATTGCAATTGGTGGCTGAAGCTGCTCTTTTTATCAAATGAATTAAAAGAAGTTTAAGCTTGCACTACAAAAACTATTAAACTTTAGATagaactttttaaattcttgtgCCTTGCTGCATAGTCCCCATGTTTATATGTCTATcaaaaacaattatttcaagCTCTGGAACATATTACATCAGTGATAATGACActtgttctgcagcagaaaatgacCAAGCATTTAAATCACTCAGTTCTACCATCATAAAACCCTACCAAGAGTTTGCAGACCCTCTGGATGAAGCTTCAGGATGGCTTGAGCTAGAAGaatcagagaaaggaaagagtctccatccttctcctgcagaagaaaaggcaagaTCAAGTAGACTCTGAAATTTTCAGGTGAGATGGGAGAGGGAGACAATGATGGCAGTAAGTTCCTAATCTCCTTTTGCACCttgagagggagagaagaaaaaaaaaaaaaaaaaagaagagagagagaagggttAAAATACAATTAGGTTGGCATGAAATTCCTAAGTTTCATGCACAAATCCAAAGCTCCTCAGTATCTGTGTAATGACAACGTCCTTATATAAAATCCTTACCTCCTGGTAGGCTGTTCGGTTTTTACTGATCTTCTCATAAAAACGTTTCACTTCTGACATGTCTATGCCTGAGACTTCTTTGGaagttttgaaatgtttgtCTCTAtcacaacataaaaaaaaataaaaaagaacactTAATAATTTTTGACTGAATAATGAAGCATTGTAATATCAGAGAATACTTGGAAAGTTCAGCCCCAGCTCCCGTGGGTATAATTTCATGTGTTCTAAAGAAGACAGACAACACAAGCCACTGTTTTGTGATGTGATTACCATCCTGTCCTTTCTGTCTTGTGTGGCTGTGAACTATAAATGGTAGACTCCTGTATTTCACCCTAAAATGGCTTCCACTTCAGTGCCAGAAGGAGCTATTAAGGATCCTCTGAGAACTGGATATTGTCTGGAGGGATTAACATCATCTGCCAAATATCACTGAAGGATAATCTTCTAAAATGTGAGCTTCTCTAGCACATTTCAGTAGGACCAGGGCTATAAAAATCTTAATATTAGCTTGAGCTTTGCAAAATAAAGACTTGCTTCTTGCATTTTCAGATAAAACCAATCTTTTCTACATATGTGACCTAAAATAACACTTTCTGGTCAGTTTACATGCAGCCAATATATTCTGTTACGTCTAAGTCAGTGCATCCTACCTTTTGTCCAGGAAGCTTCCATTGATGCAAGCCTCAGATGAAAAGATCAGTATGATATTCCTGAtggtaaaaaaatcaaaaagtcaGTCCTTTCAACTTCAGGTTTTTAActctgaaagaacaaaaaacatgTACAAGGGTGTATGCACCTGACCACACAAAACTTTTCTTAGCACCACTTCTCTGTTAGTGTTGGAGAAGTGTTGTACTTGAGGAGTTACTGATCTTTGGCAAGCCACCTCTGCTTTCCTGGGCCTTGTAAGGGAACCTGCTCAAGCCCCCCATGCCAGCCAGTGCTCCATTCTGGTGAGTGTTATCATGGAGATTCTTCTCCTGACAGGTCAGAACATTAcctgcttttgtttgttatgCCAAATAAAAGACACTGCAACGTGGGAGGGAGGAGAACCCTCTCCATGACAGGATCTCTGTAGCAGTGGAGTGAAAATCCACCAGGCTATCAATTTACTGCTGCACGAGTGCTGGGTTCCCAGAACCTGAAGGGATATCAGACTTACTCACTCGGGGTATTCCTAGTTCTGTTCTTACTGAAGCAGCTATTTTATCAAGCAATTTGCTGTCAGGCCCCTCCTACTGAGATCTGGAAAGAACCCTCTCTTTCACCCTCTCAATCACCACTTTTCACATGATCCAAACTATTCTAAAAGTGGTCAGGAAAACATTTAGTTCCAAGTTAGCCAAGCTTTCAAAATGCTCAAAatcagcagctggagccagaCTGTCCCAAAGAAAATAACCTCCCAAATAAAACCTGAGAAAGACTGTAAGTGTAAGGCATCCCACAGCGGTATATATgtactgcttttgaaaatgtgttaTTAAAGAAGTGAccactattttttaaatgctggcaAAGCATTCCAGTTTGGGTACTCTGGATTAGTTTTTTTGCACAAGGCCTTGCTTTGCAAGTGGGGTCTTTCACTAATACAACTTGTCAGCTCTTCGTCAACTTTGTGCCAAGGTACAAGATTGTGCCTTGGCTAAATTCTTGAGCAACAGTTCCTACAATAGCCTctaaagaataataatttttagagaaaatcatgtatcagggaaaaaaacccacaaacccaaacagcaAGTTTCTGATTTACTTTTTTATACTCTCACGACATTTAGAATTAGAAATCCATGCATCCACTTCTTTATCCTCCAGAGTGGCAATTCCATTCAAATACGAATTCTGTGcaaaatacatgaaaacattgacaaaattaaaattgtagcagatgggattctttttttttcaatccaaTCATTACAAGAAGATTTCAGATTAAGTATGAACAAATTAATGGTCATCCAGCATGATCCAGATGCATTAACCACAGAACATATATAACTGCAATACAAGTTAGCCTGTAggtaaagcacagaaaaaactACAATAGACATATATACAATTGAAGTGCTACAAGCACAAAATCCAAATGCTTCCAGCAGTAATGTGGACAGTGGTAAAATCAGAAGCCATGATCAAATGTGCACATACCTTGTTCTCCTTGCAACGGACAAAACTTTGGTGTACTCCTGCAGTAATTTTGATCCCTTTTTTTGACTCACCCTTTTctgtaaaagaacaaaaagattGTCAAAGGAACATTTGAAGAGACAGTCATTATCTTCAGAGAGTTGAGTGCACAAAAGTGGAACAGTAAAAAACCCCTTCAGATAGTAGTTGTCTGCTGAAAGTTTAATTCTATGAGGCCACTACCCATGATAATCAAGCATCAAATGGAATAACTCCCAGTAGAATTTGCTGGGATGGCCAAGCAAGCATGAGACATAATGTTCGCCTTTCAGTGTAAACATGAAATCGAGAAAGCAAACATCTCCATGGAAGAAACAAATACAGATTGTGTACATCTGCAGTGGTCATTACTCTGGCAGGATTTTCCAGTATTCACTGGTGAATTGATGGGAAGTGGTATCAACTGATTTGGCTTCCTCTCATCTTCCAGTTGTCTTTCATCACCAGAACCAAAGAAATAGAATTTGTCCAAGGAAGAGACATAGACCAGAGTGTGTTGTctgttcagggaaaaaaaagtcataatgAGCAGAAAACCACAGggcaaaacagaataaaattcattttcagaGTGTAGACCTGAGCTTGTCTTTAAAAGTCCTGACAGTCCAGATAAAGAATCCCTTTAACCAAAGTGTTAGAACTCTTTATTGCATAAGCATTCAGCAATAAAGACACATATGGACGTAGATTTCCTACACTATCCTCTAATGTTTGTGATTTACTTTGGTTCCACATACAAAAATAATGTTATGCCATGTTTGCTTCACACCCTTCCACTTTCAAATGTGcaggttctgtgctgctcagcccgATACCAAGATCAGGTGAGTTGCCAGGAGACTTTTTCTGGCCCAGTTCCAGAAGGGGAAAGTGAAACGTGGTAATTATCACTGCTCTTCAATTCTTATTAAGAACCTACCATTTTGTCAGTCTGGATGGGAATTCAGTGACTCTCCTGATGCAGGCTTTTGACAGTCCTTTGGCCTTTGGAACCCAGGACGTTGTTTATTAAAGGAGAAACAGACCAAGGACTTCTGGTGGTTTTTGCAGCTCTCTCCCACTGCTCACCAGGGATCGAGGATTCTGCTGTCACTGGGGCTCTGGCAGGAGGGTGGCTTATACTTGAACAGTGGATGGGTGCTCTGACAGTGCTGACCTATTGTGATACGGGGATTTGAACATCTTGGTGACTCCCTTCCCTACGGTTCTTCAGTGATTCCCCTAAGGCATTGACCTTAGAAGACAAGTCATTGGCACTTCTCACCTGCCACAGGCAATGTGTGAAACCCTTGCTCCCCACAGCTCAGCCACCACACGAGGCAGGAGTTCATCCCGGGTGGAGTTGTGACCCAGCTGGCCAGACCCTCCTGCTCCAAAGGTGCACACCAGCCCCTCCTTGtaatgaagaaacaaacaacaggATCACTGCAGTATTAAAAACAATCAAACGGTCACAACCAAGAATGAGAGACAGCAAGACACGTTATATGGGACTTGATTCAAAACACCCCTGATTCAAACATGAGGAGGGTTCACTTTCCATCAAGCCGGATCATACGCTCTAAAGTCCAAATCATCTAGCTCCTGAGAAAAGCAATTTAACTCTTGAGAATAACTCCCTGTTGCTTAAGAATTTTACTTGTATGAGTAGACCCTAGTGAATTAGATATTGTTCACATCTTCTGAAGTCACCACTGtactataaaaaatattttcaaaaagtaCTGGGAGTTGAACTGTAGCTCTTTGCCTCAGGGTTCCCATTCACCATATCCCTGCAAAAGATTACATGCAGGTGACAGGAATATGAGAAAAGACCAGTTTTCCCAATAGCGTAATAACAGCCCTTGGGGATCACCTTCAGGCTTAGGTGGAAGCAAGCAATACCATCCAAATTTCTCCATGCTGACTTTTAGCAGCATATCTTTTCACACAAGGTGAGGTTTCAGTCGCTGACTTTAAATTCCAGACTCACCTTGGAGAGACATGCAGTATGATCTGCCCCACATGAGATAAATACAGTCTTCCAGTGCTCTAAAGCTGCAACATATGTTGGGCAGTCCCTGTCTGGAAAGAAGATAGTACTGCTAAATTGAAAATGTACTGGCAGGTCtcatatacagaaaaaaacagaaaacaagaaggatagAATGCTTTTCAGCCCTCTCTTACAGCAATTAATGTAATTACAGCTTGGGTTTGGGTCATTTCCCCTCCAGTATAACATACTCTTTCTCATAATGTTCtgtctttttaatatttctttatttttatttactttggcCTAAAACAAAATGCAGTAGTTTCATATCTGCTAGCCTTCAAATATCTGATTCTCAAGGGTGTAGATACATTCAGATTAGATGTTCTGTCTGTCTAGGGCAACTCTTCTATAGCCTTCGAAGTTTGAAGACACGAGGagatttaaattcttttttcactttgtgTTTACAGAGAAgtaaagaagattaaaaaatataaaattaatttctttcatgcAAGACTTCCTGGAGAGGAGACAGGAGTGGAAATAGTCCTGTAAGACCTCAGAGGTTTTAAGAGCCCACACTATCCAATTAGCCACATAAAATGATTGCAAGTTCTTTATAGAAAAACAACCCCTAAATACACTGTTCCTGCATGCTTTTCCTGGTCCAGAAACAAAGAACATATccatatatattttcttcaaaagacTTTACTATCCACTGCTGCTCCACAGGAGCTTGACAATACTGAGGAGCAATTTGGTGGGCTTACTGACCAGCAAAACACCCTCCTGGTGCTCTCCTTCCTTACCTTTCGTGTCTCCAAGTCCCAGCTGTCCAAAACTGTTCTTTCCCCAGGAGTACACAGCTCCAGAGAGTGACACCGTGGTGCTgtgagctcctccagcagcaattTGAGCAAGTGGGATGCCCTTTAGTCTTTCCACCAGCTGTGGTTTGGGAGTAAGCGTGGTTTGGCTCCCCACTCCGAGCTGTCCGTGGGTGTTCTGGCCCCAGGTGAAGAGCTCACCCCCTTCAcacacagaacaaaagaaaatagctCAGCCTCACTGCTTCCCTTGAGTATTTGCACTTTGGGAGTAGGAGCAAaactcagttttgttttcagggaccaaatctgttttcttctgacCTCTTTGGGACAGTCCCATGTTGCCACATGACTCAGCACAGCAAGAATAAAGACCCCTAAAGTCATACTTGCAAGAAGTTCCCAACCACAAAGGTGTTGGAACTTAAGAATGAGCAGGTCTGATGACTGCAGAGTGGGGCAGGCACGTCTGCTCTCCTAAACACACAGCTTTGTGGAGGGGCAGCACTCAGGAACTggagagacacagagagagatGCAGGTCCCTGGGTGCtgggaggaagaagcagcactgATAGCCAGTGCACTTTGTGTCCCCACGGCTCATTACTCTATAATGGTGTCACCAGCTATGGCAAGTAGTACAAACACTGCCTTCTCAGAGCAAGTGTGACCCCTGTTTGGAAGAAAAGTGTTCTTGAAAGAGGCTACCTCTGCATAGTGCCATGGCGTGCTGGTCCCCACATGCTATTTGAACAATACTTTGGCTTCCCATTTCTTGCACCAGCCtacaaaaataaggaaaaaaaaaatcaaaataaatagaTGCTGTGGTGTGAGACAAAGTAACAGACAAAGATCCTCTGCCCACCAAG
Encoded here:
- the LOC120752563 gene encoding probable E3 ubiquitin-protein ligase HERC3, whose product is MGSQSIVQIACGDQHAMALCRGGELFTWGQNTHGQLGVGSQTTLTPKPQLVERLKGIPLAQIAAGGAHSTTVSLSGAVYSWGKNSFGQLGLGDTKDRDCPTYVAALEHWKTVFISCGADHTACLSKEGLVCTFGAGGSGQLGHNSTRDELLPRVVAELWGARVSHIACGRQHTLVYVSSLDKFYFFGSGDERQLEDERKPNQLIPLPINSPVNTGKSCQKKGESKKGIKITAGVHQSFVRCKENKNSYLNGIATLEDKEVDAWISNSKCRESIKKNIILIFSSEACINGSFLDKRDKHFKTSKEVSGIDMSEVKRFYEKISKNRTAYQEVQKEIRNLLPSLSPSPISPENFRVYLILPFLLQEKDGDSFLSLILLAQAILKLHPEGLQTLECLWSNLETSFFKELVNLYQSVSQQVLFEFFLSLITTGPGHFFNLDPAETGPLQILQMLYQVNSRTGFRVHESNFHIPQVREIINLCSWFNIATVLWKLSKYPCIFDRENKILVHRTECSFLSRTSPTPFIWIPETWSFRVRRQHLLQDIWKNLKSASNQDFRKMLKVSFVGEAGVDQGAVSQELFSIAARTLCQRSTSAFCHSSSGLVWFPRRASRCEDEDTFLLIGTLCGMALFNQRMVPFPFPRALYKKLLDLAPTLEDLEDLMPTMGRSLWRILNEESDNLDLDFTIMEGEDSTDIVELKENGASIPVTKDNRKEYVDLYVNYVFNKSVQKPFEDFMQGFLRGCPARNWKMFFPKELQVLLQGYTTFDWHLLEKNVMYKQYNKLDQTIRNFWTVFHKLPEEKKRMFLVFLSGSDRITGYGLEHFRFLIADPQVENPDESSPFASTCYLILFLPRYSSEKILKEKLLFAIEHNEGFGCE